From the genome of Actinomycetes bacterium, one region includes:
- a CDS encoding oxidoreductase: MRPSTTSQRWTATDIPDQRGRTAVITGANTGLGFETAKLLAQHGATVVLACRNPHKAADAAARIATAAPSAEVSTLQLDLASQASIHRAATQLRTDWPRIDLLINNAGGMMPRHRLTEDGFELTLATNHLGPFAFTGLILDRLLAVPGSRVVTVASIGHRRGTINFDDLHFQRGYRYQTAYFQSKLANLLFTYELQRRLGAAGAPTIAVAAHPGNARTEFGRELSPLVRVAMSPRLRMLTWWLLQSPQMGTLSTVRAAVDPDVRGGYYGPPGRAQFTGYPTRVQSTPASHDPQAQRRLWQESERLTGVTYPIGEPVDTNTPLS, encoded by the coding sequence ATGCGCCCCAGCACGACAAGCCAGCGGTGGACCGCGACCGACATCCCTGACCAGCGCGGACGAACGGCCGTGATCACCGGCGCCAACACCGGGCTCGGCTTCGAGACGGCCAAGCTGCTCGCCCAGCACGGCGCCACCGTCGTGCTGGCCTGCCGCAACCCCCACAAGGCCGCCGACGCCGCCGCCCGCATCGCCACCGCCGCACCGAGCGCCGAGGTCAGCACGCTGCAGCTGGACCTGGCGTCGCAGGCGTCGATCCACCGGGCCGCCACCCAGCTACGGACGGACTGGCCACGAATCGACCTGCTCATCAACAACGCCGGGGGGATGATGCCACGCCACCGCCTCACCGAGGATGGCTTCGAGCTCACCCTTGCCACCAACCACCTCGGCCCGTTCGCCTTCACCGGGCTGATCCTGGACCGGCTGCTGGCGGTGCCCGGCTCGCGGGTCGTGACGGTCGCAAGCATCGGCCACCGCCGCGGCACCATCAACTTCGACGACCTCCACTTCCAGCGCGGGTACCGCTACCAGACCGCGTACTTCCAGTCGAAGCTGGCCAACCTGCTGTTCACCTACGAGCTGCAACGCCGGCTGGGCGCGGCCGGCGCACCGACCATCGCGGTGGCCGCGCACCCCGGCAATGCGCGCACCGAGTTCGGCCGTGAGCTGTCCCCCCTGGTCCGGGTCGCGATGAGCCCGCGGCTGCGGATGCTCACCTGGTGGCTGCTGCAAAGCCCCCAGATGGGCACCCTGTCCACAGTGCGCGCCGCCGTCGACCCGGACGTACGCGGAGGCTACTACGGCCCACCCGGCCGGGCCCAGTTCACCGGCTACCCGACCCGCGTCCAGTCCACCCCCGCCTCCCACGACCCCCAGGCGCAACGCCGCCTGTGGCAGGAGTCCGAGCGGTTGACCGGCGTCACCTACCCCATCGGCGAACCGGTCGACACGAACACGCCCCTGTCCTGA